The Methanoregula boonei 6A8 genome has a window encoding:
- a CDS encoding response regulator, with translation MSGETILVVEDEGLIALHMTEVLERAGYRISGTVYSGERALRTLDTSPQPDLVLMDIGLAGSIDGIETAKKIRQRFIFPIIFLTAYSDEARIEKAKEVSSTGFLVKPVTEEDLITAIRRALDQPAGS, from the coding sequence ATGAGCGGGGAAACTATTCTGGTGGTCGAAGACGAAGGCCTGATCGCCCTCCATATGACTGAGGTACTGGAAAGGGCGGGATACCGGATATCCGGCACGGTGTACTCGGGAGAGAGGGCACTCCGGACGCTCGATACATCCCCGCAGCCCGATCTTGTCCTCATGGATATCGGACTTGCCGGATCGATTGACGGGATCGAGACTGCAAAAAAGATCCGACAACGCTTTATCTTCCCGATTATTTTCCTTACGGCATATTCGGATGAGGCCCGGATAGAGAAGGCAAAAGAGGTGTCATCCACCGGTTTTCTGGTAAAACCGGTAACTGAAGAGGACCTCATTACCGCAATCCGGAGAGCACTGGACCAGCCGGCAGGATCGTAA
- a CDS encoding PP2C family protein-serine/threonine phosphatase: protein MAQLHFSALSDRGIRSINNDAFCAEKIGNYYVFGVAEGDSDPLHEGAASSTAISCLKESAKSPAHSPAATLVRAVQKSDARISAHAAGSPGRTPDATHLSACLINDNLECTILDTGEGNAYIVSPDGIHVPGEHALSLHAQEPGFPGQGNDEEKKREGMISHTLGEPRILAKTDLVTVNLVNRFLLFSSGGLYEYVKKDRIAEIVRRNGENVEASAEFLVEEALSAGSDRTITLVLVHGHRH, encoded by the coding sequence ATGGCCCAACTGCATTTCTCTGCTTTATCGGACAGGGGTATCCGGTCAATCAATAATGATGCATTCTGTGCTGAAAAGATCGGGAACTATTATGTTTTCGGGGTAGCTGAGGGAGATTCCGATCCACTCCACGAGGGCGCCGCAAGTAGTACTGCTATCTCCTGTCTTAAAGAGTCCGCAAAAAGCCCGGCACATTCGCCGGCTGCGACCCTTGTACGGGCCGTGCAAAAGAGCGACGCCCGGATCAGTGCACATGCAGCAGGCTCCCCGGGCAGGACACCGGATGCAACACACCTGAGTGCCTGCCTCATCAACGATAACCTGGAATGCACGATTCTTGATACCGGTGAAGGCAATGCCTACATTGTCAGCCCTGACGGCATCCACGTTCCCGGGGAACATGCATTGTCCCTTCACGCGCAGGAGCCCGGGTTTCCCGGACAGGGCAATGACGAAGAGAAGAAGCGGGAGGGCATGATCTCCCATACCCTTGGCGAGCCCCGCATCCTTGCAAAAACCGATCTTGTGACGGTAAACCTTGTGAATCGGTTCCTGCTTTTTAGTTCCGGCGGGCTGTATGAGTATGTCAAAAAGGACCGGATTGCGGAAATTGTCCGCCGGAACGGGGAGAATGTCGAGGCATCCGCTGAATTCCTGGTGGAGGAAGCGCTCTCTGCCGGAAGCGACCGGACGATTACTCTTGTCCTTGTCCACGGTCACCGTCACTGA
- a CDS encoding ATP cone domain-containing protein produces MIMVKKRDGRKEPFVTEKIVVSAIKSGAPVEVARAVALDIEKNATDGIATKELKKKVLGVLKAKNPEWERNWIVFDTAVKKRPE; encoded by the coding sequence ATGATCATGGTAAAGAAAAGGGACGGCCGAAAAGAACCCTTTGTGACCGAAAAGATCGTGGTAAGCGCGATAAAATCCGGTGCACCGGTGGAGGTGGCACGGGCCGTGGCTTTGGATATCGAAAAGAATGCCACAGACGGCATCGCCACAAAGGAACTCAAAAAAAAAGTACTTGGGGTACTCAAGGCGAAAAATCCCGAATGGGAACGGAACTGGATAGTGTTTGACACGGCTGTAAAAAAGCGGCCGGAGTAA
- a CDS encoding PAS domain S-box protein, which produces MTPDTRKILSLLLIPVYLILIGVFLAANSNASFNPPILLLLFNTLFLGLIPLYVAYVAYMSFRSSGSTGVLLKGTGMLVLGLGAIAAGIINYLPDSMNANITVQNTSFCAGALLQLIGILIALSGTVPQQRSDDGLKCTLLYGGSGIIVFFFSLAAVTGVIPPFFIPGVGFTPLREVLIASAVEFFALAAGILLWLYYREREDFFFWYSIGLALIGIGLVAVHFPSVLGSPLGWVGRSAQYLGGVYILIAFIALGRSARRTGIPAGDMLSRFFGEAETSYRALIETATDAIVVFDSADQVIVWNRAAERMFGYTPAEATGSSFFRMVIPDEFTPIIKNNFRGPVPPPADPALQKPVEITARCKDGSTFPVELALSRHMVGDTRVSTCIIRDLTERRKADDALQNNIRLLEDVMEGSTSPIFLKDLGGRFISVNSALERILGKSRQELKGKTDYDIAPKEVADSWRSHDKKVIDTGKAIQVEEAADLPDRQYTFLANKFPLVDAHGRIYGVGSISHDITERKKAEEALRESEERFRSVMDNSPVVIFRLNLQTKRYEYFSPACGSIYGYSPQEMIKMSANDTRSRVHPDDLSRFDAANTRIEEEGNGGYEVRWLKSSGEYRWLSLKINIMNDATGLPLYRNGFVSDVTERRNAEEALLKKNADLEILNEELNTAQEELQQHIGELTRAEAKLRESEARYRTLFETMAEGFSINEIILDDKGMPVDLRYLSVNPAFEIQTGLKAGDIIGRTTLELFPGAEPVWFERYGDVVLTGKPAHFEEKFGPLGRWFDCVAYKMDKMQFAVIFIDITERRQMEEKLQITLQRFYRILSNMQYGILLVTDENRTEFANQAFCDMFGLEDTPAALSHLSAEEMLEKIRPAYKDPDAAITRINEIVDLGQPVTDEDVNMRGGRTFLRAFTPIIVKGMPYGRLWVHVDITRRKDAEREIVQKNEDLNTACEEIASKEEELRQNLEELSLREHELIKSAANLEGALAEKEALLSEIHHRVKNNLTSFISLLSLDGSYEETDAGRALRKDLQNRARSMALIHETLYRTGKFSTVDMKVYLSNLLSQVAASYKESAKIRIVTEINEVSLDLARATTAGLIINELVTNSFKYAFPPGFDCMAVRKEPCTIRVALYREDGTDVLIVADNGCGLPEGLDPMATKSLGLKLVNFLACHQLRANIEVRADRGTEFIFRLKDTEEHA; this is translated from the coding sequence ATGACCCCTGATACCCGGAAAATACTGTCGCTGCTGCTTATCCCGGTCTATCTTATTCTTATTGGGGTTTTCCTGGCCGCAAATAGTAATGCCTCATTCAATCCTCCCATCCTGCTCCTGTTGTTTAACACGCTCTTCCTTGGCCTGATCCCCCTTTATGTTGCGTATGTTGCGTACATGTCTTTCCGGAGCAGCGGATCAACCGGCGTACTGCTGAAAGGGACCGGCATGCTGGTGCTTGGCCTTGGGGCAATCGCTGCCGGCATCATCAACTACCTGCCGGATTCCATGAATGCCAACATCACCGTCCAGAACACCAGTTTTTGTGCCGGTGCCCTTCTCCAGCTCATCGGGATTCTCATAGCGCTCTCCGGGACGGTACCACAACAGAGATCTGACGACGGGCTCAAATGTACCCTCCTCTATGGCGGATCCGGTATTATCGTCTTTTTCTTTTCCCTTGCTGCCGTAACCGGGGTAATCCCTCCGTTTTTTATTCCGGGCGTGGGCTTTACGCCGTTACGGGAGGTTCTTATCGCCAGTGCAGTTGAATTTTTCGCACTGGCAGCCGGGATTCTCCTCTGGCTGTATTACCGGGAGCGGGAGGATTTTTTCTTCTGGTACTCGATCGGTCTTGCCCTGATCGGGATTGGTCTTGTCGCGGTTCATTTTCCGTCAGTGCTCGGCAGTCCGCTGGGCTGGGTTGGCAGGTCAGCCCAGTATCTCGGGGGAGTCTACATCCTCATCGCGTTTATTGCCCTTGGGCGGAGCGCCCGCCGGACAGGCATCCCGGCAGGAGATATGCTCTCCCGGTTTTTTGGTGAAGCCGAAACGAGTTACCGGGCCCTCATTGAGACCGCAACCGACGCCATTGTGGTTTTTGATTCGGCCGACCAGGTGATCGTATGGAACCGGGCGGCAGAGAGGATGTTTGGGTATACGCCCGCTGAAGCAACCGGGTCGTCTTTTTTCCGGATGGTAATACCGGACGAATTTACCCCTATCATAAAAAACAATTTCCGGGGCCCGGTCCCTCCCCCCGCGGATCCGGCCCTGCAAAAACCCGTGGAGATCACCGCCCGGTGCAAAGACGGGAGCACGTTTCCTGTAGAACTGGCGTTGTCCCGGCACATGGTAGGAGATACCCGGGTAAGCACCTGCATCATCCGTGACCTTACCGAACGCAGGAAGGCAGACGATGCGTTGCAGAATAACATCCGGCTCCTCGAAGATGTGATGGAAGGCAGTACTTCTCCCATCTTCCTTAAAGATCTCGGGGGCAGGTTCATTTCAGTCAATTCGGCTTTGGAGAGAATACTGGGAAAATCACGGCAGGAACTCAAAGGCAAAACCGATTATGACATTGCTCCAAAGGAGGTTGCTGATTCCTGGCGGTCTCACGACAAAAAAGTAATCGATACCGGTAAGGCAATCCAGGTTGAAGAGGCGGCGGATCTCCCGGACCGTCAGTATACCTTCCTTGCAAACAAGTTTCCTCTCGTGGACGCCCATGGCCGGATATATGGCGTAGGTTCCATCTCCCACGATATCACCGAACGCAAGAAGGCAGAAGAAGCCTTACGGGAGAGCGAAGAGCGCTTCCGCTCGGTCATGGATAATTCCCCCGTTGTTATTTTTCGATTAAACCTCCAGACGAAAAGATATGAATACTTCAGTCCTGCATGTGGTTCGATCTATGGGTATTCACCGCAGGAGATGATCAAAATGAGTGCCAACGACACAAGGAGTCGTGTGCACCCGGATGACCTGTCGCGGTTCGATGCAGCGAACACCCGCATAGAGGAAGAAGGAAATGGCGGGTACGAAGTCCGCTGGCTGAAAAGTTCAGGAGAGTACCGCTGGCTCTCGCTGAAGATAAATATCATGAATGACGCAACCGGCCTTCCCCTGTACCGTAACGGTTTTGTGAGTGATGTCACCGAACGAAGGAACGCAGAAGAGGCACTCTTAAAAAAGAATGCGGATCTCGAAATTCTCAACGAAGAACTCAATACTGCACAGGAAGAGCTGCAACAGCACATAGGCGAACTCACCCGTGCCGAAGCAAAACTCAGGGAAAGCGAGGCGCGGTACCGCACCCTGTTCGAGACCATGGCCGAAGGATTCTCTATCAACGAGATCATCCTTGATGACAAGGGTATGCCCGTTGATCTCAGGTACCTGAGCGTCAACCCGGCGTTCGAAATCCAGACCGGCCTTAAGGCCGGAGATATCATTGGCAGGACCACCCTCGAGCTTTTCCCCGGTGCCGAGCCGGTCTGGTTTGAGCGGTACGGGGACGTTGTTCTTACCGGAAAACCTGCGCACTTTGAGGAAAAGTTCGGCCCGCTTGGAAGGTGGTTCGACTGCGTTGCATATAAGATGGATAAGATGCAGTTTGCCGTCATCTTTATCGATATCACGGAACGCAGGCAGATGGAGGAAAAGCTCCAGATCACGCTGCAGCGCTTTTACCGGATTCTTTCAAATATGCAGTATGGCATCCTGCTGGTCACAGACGAGAACCGGACAGAATTTGCCAACCAGGCCTTCTGCGATATGTTTGGCCTGGAAGATACTCCCGCGGCCCTGTCCCATCTGTCAGCGGAGGAAATGCTTGAAAAAATCCGGCCCGCGTATAAAGATCCCGACGCGGCAATAACCCGTATCAATGAAATAGTTGACCTTGGGCAACCGGTAACAGATGAAGATGTGAATATGCGTGGCGGACGGACTTTCCTGCGGGCGTTTACACCGATTATCGTCAAGGGAATGCCCTATGGCCGGCTCTGGGTCCATGTGGATATAACCCGGCGCAAGGATGCAGAGAGGGAGATCGTGCAGAAAAACGAGGATCTCAATACTGCCTGCGAAGAGATTGCCTCAAAGGAAGAAGAACTCCGGCAGAACCTTGAAGAACTCAGCCTCCGCGAGCACGAGCTGATCAAAAGCGCAGCCAATCTCGAAGGAGCCCTTGCAGAAAAGGAGGCGCTCTTATCGGAGATCCATCATCGCGTCAAGAACAACCTGACCTCGTTTATTTCCCTTTTGAGTCTTGATGGCTCGTATGAAGAGACTGATGCGGGGAGGGCCTTAAGAAAAGATCTCCAGAACCGGGCCCGGAGCATGGCCCTGATCCACGAGACCCTGTACCGGACAGGGAAATTCTCGACCGTGGATATGAAGGTGTACCTCAGTAATCTTCTCAGCCAGGTTGCCGCCAGTTACAAGGAGAGTGCAAAGATCCGGATCGTTACGGAGATAAACGAAGTGTCCCTTGATCTTGCCCGGGCAACCACTGCCGGCCTTATCATCAACGAGCTGGTAACAAACTCGTTCAAGTATGCCTTCCCTCCGGGGTTCGACTGCATGGCTGTAAGAAAAGAACCCTGTACGATCCGGGTTGCGCTTTACCGCGAGGATGGGACAGATGTACTTATCGTGGCCGATAATGGTTGCGGGCTGCCGGAGGGACTTGATCCCATGGCAACAAAATCGCTTGGCCTCAAACTGGTAAACTTCCTTGCCTGCCACCAGCTCCGGGCCAACATCGAAGTCCGGGCTGACAGGGGCACGGAGTTTATTTTCAGACTTAAAGATACAGAGGAGCACGCATGA
- a CDS encoding Gfo/Idh/MocA family protein produces the protein MQDTIKTGIIRLGSRGLLWKTIVEKNPGLTLVAVSDAHRPDIPRQETYRYYEDYRRLLDSGVDAVFVAPQNKYRPKVVIDALGRGIHVFCEIPPGRSVGDMEDIIAAEKKAGGVVLGFGFTHRFHGAVCKAKEIADSGKFGKILWMKGVHGKSGGTDFESIWRSNREWAGGGILLDQGIRLIDLFLFFAGEFNEVKSVVTTSLWNIPVDDNTFALMRNAKGQVAMLHASSAHWKNTYALEIGLESGHMTIRGDLTPTGEYGPRETLTLLPRPTREEERTIGLFEEAITCFDTAAAAEREVDVFADCIRSGTTVLQGSSGDALRSMKLIDRIYRGDRAWWRRWSLSGG, from the coding sequence ATGCAGGATACCATTAAAACGGGAATTATCAGGCTTGGCAGCAGGGGTCTCCTCTGGAAGACAATAGTTGAAAAGAACCCGGGACTTACTCTTGTTGCGGTCAGCGATGCCCACCGGCCTGATATCCCCCGGCAGGAAACGTACCGCTATTATGAGGATTACCGCAGGCTTCTTGATTCCGGAGTGGATGCGGTATTTGTTGCCCCGCAGAACAAGTACCGGCCAAAGGTGGTAATCGATGCCCTCGGCCGGGGCATTCATGTCTTTTGCGAGATCCCGCCGGGCAGGAGTGTCGGCGATATGGAGGATATTATTGCCGCGGAAAAAAAGGCAGGCGGGGTTGTACTCGGTTTTGGGTTTACCCACCGGTTCCATGGTGCGGTGTGCAAGGCAAAGGAGATCGCAGATTCAGGGAAGTTCGGGAAAATCCTGTGGATGAAGGGTGTCCACGGGAAGTCGGGGGGTACCGATTTTGAGAGCATATGGCGGAGCAACCGGGAGTGGGCAGGCGGGGGAATCCTTCTCGATCAGGGGATCCGGTTAATTGACCTGTTCCTGTTTTTTGCGGGAGAATTTAACGAGGTAAAAAGTGTTGTCACTACGTCATTGTGGAATATCCCGGTGGACGACAATACTTTTGCCCTGATGCGCAATGCCAAAGGCCAGGTAGCAATGCTCCATGCATCCTCGGCCCACTGGAAAAATACGTACGCCCTCGAGATTGGTCTTGAGAGCGGGCACATGACGATCAGGGGAGATCTTACCCCGACCGGGGAGTACGGTCCACGGGAAACCCTGACCCTCCTGCCCCGGCCGACCCGGGAGGAGGAACGAACAATCGGGCTCTTTGAAGAAGCGATCACCTGTTTTGACACAGCCGCTGCAGCGGAACGGGAGGTGGACGTGTTTGCGGACTGCATCAGGAGCGGCACAACGGTTTTGCAGGGATCTTCCGGTGATGCCCTGCGGTCCATGAAACTTATTGACCGGATATACCGCGGGGACCGGGCCTGGTGGCGCCGGTGGAGTTTATCCGGGGGATAA
- a CDS encoding DUF2769 domain-containing protein — translation MAKVDVSIANLDVCGRFCGSCPTFAANCLKTGKPPLLFCGQGGSSVTHEIKKEGCNCPKCGVHTRYKLTGDYYCMKEHSSA, via the coding sequence ATGGCAAAAGTGGATGTGTCTATAGCAAACCTCGATGTCTGCGGGAGGTTTTGCGGGTCGTGCCCGACATTTGCGGCAAACTGCCTGAAAACCGGTAAGCCTCCCCTTCTCTTCTGCGGCCAGGGTGGATCCTCCGTGACTCATGAGATAAAAAAGGAAGGTTGCAACTGCCCGAAGTGCGGGGTACACACCCGGTACAAACTTACCGGCGATTACTACTGCATGAAGGAACATAGCAGTGCATGA
- a CDS encoding cytochrome b561 domain-containing protein, which yields MYPPMSPLTGICMTKTAGTSPAPCRIYKKTRWLLSRLLIVPALAAICCPALALPLTAPHGAGYFDQGIGVYWPYHATLMITGFILLFAGFMVARYHKTKDWYKTHTILQVCGGACILAGITVGVYMVTLSGLPSFRNIHEIFGIVTGILVIIALLLGYSVRRVHTAKTVVRTSHRWLGRITIALMAVTIVLGIFFLSLILRR from the coding sequence ATGTATCCGCCTATGTCGCCACTGACCGGGATCTGCATGACAAAAACCGCGGGCACATCTCCGGCACCATGCCGGATATACAAAAAGACGAGATGGCTCTTGTCCCGTCTTCTCATAGTGCCTGCTCTTGCAGCCATATGCTGTCCGGCCCTCGCTCTTCCCCTGACTGCACCACACGGGGCCGGGTACTTCGACCAGGGAATTGGTGTCTACTGGCCCTATCATGCCACCCTCATGATAACCGGTTTTATTCTCCTTTTTGCCGGGTTTATGGTTGCACGGTACCACAAGACAAAGGACTGGTACAAAACACACACAATTCTCCAGGTCTGCGGCGGAGCCTGTATCCTTGCAGGTATTACGGTTGGCGTGTACATGGTTACGCTCTCCGGCCTTCCATCATTCCGGAATATCCACGAGATTTTTGGCATAGTAACCGGAATCCTGGTCATCATCGCTCTCCTGCTCGGGTACAGCGTCAGGAGAGTTCACACCGCAAAAACGGTTGTCCGCACAAGCCATCGCTGGCTGGGGCGGATCACGATCGCACTCATGGCGGTCACGATTGTTCTTGGGATCTTTTTTTTGTCACTTATTCTACGGAGGTAG
- a CDS encoding YbhB/YbcL family Raf kinase inhibitor-like protein gives MENENLFISIDFDKGNFPKKHTCDGEDISPLIHIDRIHSPYLAVIIDDRIGPSERFTHWLMWDFEARQVIPENIPKSALITLPFTAVQGTNDFGSTGYRGPCPPPGEVHTYYFNVYGLDALLGIPAGSKRDALENAMKGHTLQYGGQAIATYSR, from the coding sequence ATGGAAAACGAGAATCTTTTTATCAGTATCGATTTTGACAAGGGGAATTTCCCAAAGAAGCATACCTGTGATGGCGAGGATATATCCCCGCTGATCCACATCGATCGCATCCATTCCCCGTACCTTGCGGTCATTATCGATGACCGGATCGGGCCCTCCGAACGCTTTACCCACTGGCTGATGTGGGATTTCGAAGCACGGCAGGTCATACCGGAAAACATTCCCAAGAGCGCATTGATTACCCTGCCCTTTACTGCGGTCCAGGGGACAAACGATTTCGGCTCAACCGGGTACCGGGGCCCCTGTCCGCCTCCCGGGGAGGTACATACCTACTATTTCAACGTGTACGGCCTTGACGCGTTACTGGGAATTCCCGCAGGTTCAAAGCGGGATGCCCTTGAGAACGCGATGAAGGGGCATACGCTCCAGTACGGCGGCCAGGCCATTGCAACATACAGCCGGTAA